The segment CACCGCGATGCTCTTGTTTTGAAAGACCTATTCAGCACCTGAAACAAAAAATGCACAGATAAATGTGTGCTCTTTTGTTACTTATCATCCCGACAATAACAACGGCATTTAAGGTGAGATGTACTCCAATGTAACAATGTGGTTCCACTCACTCTCCTTGAGAGACAAGCTCTTCCAATCCTCGGATAAACTCATCATGAATAACAACAGAATCACCTGAAACGTACGACAAGGAAACATTGGATGATTAGTATTAGCACAGCACCTGAAAGTCGAAAGCTTAACGTCATAATCAGACTCACGACGTTATGACATGAGGTTTACAAAATTATCAATTTAACGTTAATCAGATACACGTACAGAGGCGACAAGCTAATTTTGAACCATATTGGGCATGTCCTTATGTCTGTTTCCGATCCGAATGGAAATGACACACATACTAGTAGCGGAAATAAACTCCCTTCTCTTTCTCACTTACCGCCCAATGGAGACAAACTGATTTTGTACCGTTTGGTCATGCTTTGCATGACAGGTAGTGTCCATATGAACCTTTCCGATCAGCATGGAAATCACACACATGATTGGCTTAAAACTGTACCAAGTTCGTACTTACCGTCAATGTCAGCCATTCGTAGGTTTTGTTCTGCATCGCGCTTGTCAAAGAGCTCCTCACCTTCTGACTTGTCAATGTTCCCATCCTCATTCAGATCAGCAGAGACAAGGTCATCTTGTACAACTGAGACATACACGATAGGTTTCATTTCGACCTCAGCTGGCTGATCCATGGGTTGTAAATGATATAAACACTTCTCAGTGTAACGTTTATTCCTTTGACTTTAGTGGAAACAGCAGTTTGCATTGCATGAAtataataatgtttgtttgttggttgtatTTGTTTCgttatgtgtttttgttgctaAATAATGAAGTTATTATTTGATGTAAATCGTTACCTTCCACTTGCTATAAACAcattatttatgtatatagaTGTTGTAACTGTTCTGTGAAGACAAACCAAATACAGGTGCTGGCAAGGCATATTCTTTCACAACAGTAAATGCAGATACAAAAAAGCGTAATAAATATTGCTGCGCAATAAAACCTGTTTACCGGTATTTACCGGTTCAGACATGAAATTGATACGTATTGTGATACCCTGATCGAAAACTGGTTTTTTGGATATGCATTCAGAAAATGTTGTAACGCTTGGAAATCTTCGGATATCTGCGTTTTTCACTCCGGAAATCAAGTTATGTTCGGTTTGAAGTTGTGTTCATAATTTTTGTCCAAGTGTTGTCCAATCATGATTTTGATTCtggatgttataaatatttactcatAAATGACCGGTGATTTCTGATATGTACTGACCAGGTCAAGCTGCTGTCCAAATTCCAGGGGCTCTTTTGAGTGTGGAGAAACTAGTAACCACTGTGTCGATGTTAAATTGTTCTTTTCCTTGTGTCCTTCATTTTGGCATGATCAAAAGTACTTTTTAAGAAGTTTGAGCAAGTATAGTGATAATGTAGCGGTTTTGCTTTATAAATCAAGCATTAACTCTATTATAAGTAtttttttgaaaacaatttcttgcactatattgcaatacgtattgcaatatatacTTTCGAATCGCAAAATATCTGAATATGAAAATTCTCTGCAAAACGCGCACCCCTAGAAATAAATGCTTTGAAACTGGCCTCTTCCTTCTTTGACTAAACACACTTAAAGGTCACCTGTGTTATCGTAATTCATGTTTACCGTTACAGTTTGGATGGTTGTCACCATTACCATTGTCTTACCTCTCTTTCCTATCAGTCCCAATCTCGCAGCAACGCCTAGACCAGTGAGAACCTTACCACCTCTTATACGGATCCATTTGCGTCGTCGGCGACGACGGAACAGCCCCTCCACGGGCAGTACAATGAAAGTCATCAGGTAGAATATCAGGAACTGTCTCATCGAGACAATTTAAGATGACATCCATTGATGTGTAGCAATCACAATAACGAGGGATTTCAACAAGCTATTTGTGCAACAACCCTTGCACCTGCATTGGGATAGTAAACACATTGATGCATCTATGACTGTGCTACGTACTTTCTTCTGCTATTGACTAGATGAACAGTACCTTTGCGAGCACATTAAGGAGCAGAAATTACTTTCTCCATTTTTGTTCAAAAAACGAGTGGTTCGAGTTTGTGAAGGAATGTGCAGGTAGGACTGAAACCGATAGCAACGAAAGAAGTGAGACTGAGAATTGTCATACACACACAGGACTGTTTGCATTTAACACCCATCCCCAAAAATGGAAATAACGCAAGAGAAAATAGGAGGAAAGCATCATGAATGGAAATTTCTTACAGAACCATTGTCTCCAAGATACTTTGAGCTCAGATGTagaatgaaaacatgaaaactaaGTGTCGTCACAGGCCACGCAAAACGGTAGTATCTGTGTCGTCACCTTACATTTAGCGAAAATATCGGGAGACGTGACAGTAAGGTTacgtttgtgacgtcatagcaaCAATAACGGTGTGCGTACATTCATTATGGTTTCAGTGCAGAAAtacacactacactacactggATTGCAGGTACAAACAAATGACATAATTGCGAAAGATCTTGTGCAGCTGATAAAGGGGTTTTGGAAAGAAGAAATATATGAGCTCATTTTTTGTATATCTTTATAAATTTACTGCTTATGCACGGGGGAAAACACTTGTTAGTATATATTTAACAAACAAAACGCATGATGACTTCTACCTCAACCACGTTTTGTCTTCAACACACTAATAACTGTACTTAGTCTACATCCTGTTAGCGGTATTAAGCGTTGATAGAAACCTTCCTTATTCTGCAATCGTTATTTTGCGTATTTCTTTCTTTTCCATAATTAGCAAAATATCGATTTAGTATCAATAACCAAATGTATGAGGTAATATTCGTTTACAACGCCTCGTATTTCAGTCTTGAAGTATCTGTACGTTTTGTGGGGAATTGCTTATCTAGTTacctgaaacatattttaaaggcTGCATTTGAAAGACTCTCTGGGTGGTGCCATCTCAACCTCAACCATGTTTTGTCGTCATCTCTCTGTTATAGGGCTACTTCAGGACAGTCATGTCCAAATAGTTCTACAGACCAacaactatgtagccaggctatatgatatttagttattattattcagtcTGCAATCATGATCT is part of the Haliotis asinina isolate JCU_RB_2024 chromosome 6, JCU_Hal_asi_v2, whole genome shotgun sequence genome and harbors:
- the LOC137287152 gene encoding uncharacterized protein encodes the protein MRQFLIFYLMTFIVLPVEGLFRRRRRRKWIRIRGGKVLTGLGVAARLGLIGKRVVQDDLVSADLNEDGNIDKSEGEELFDKRDAEQNLRMADIDGDSVVIHDEFIRGLEELVSQGE